In one Carassius carassius chromosome 48, fCarCar2.1, whole genome shotgun sequence genomic region, the following are encoded:
- the LOC132131802 gene encoding zona pellucida sperm-binding protein 4-like, giving the protein MERTDPNIVLMLGRCWTTSTPSPLSLPQWDLLIDGCPYQDDRYLTTLVPVTGSSGLQFPTHYKRFAVKMFTFVDPASLAALQETIFIHCSTEVCHPSSGSCEQSCTRKRRDTRIKAVSGEQTVVSSGEVTLVM; this is encoded by the exons atggagaggactgaccccaacattgtcctgatgctgggacgttgttggactacttcaacccccagtccactcagtctcccccagtgggaccttctgatcgacgg atgcccttaccaggacgaccgctatctgaccacactggttccagtgactggatcgtctggtcttcagttcccaacccactacaagcgctttgctgtgaagatgttcacatttgtagatccagcctcactggctgctctgcaggaaacc atcttcatccactgcagtacagaggtgtgccatccatcatctggctcttgtgagcaaagctgcaccaggaaac gaagagacactcgtatcaaggctgtctctggggagcagactgtggtttctagtggagaagttactctggtcatgtaa